A single Amphiura filiformis chromosome 19, Afil_fr2py, whole genome shotgun sequence DNA region contains:
- the LOC140141241 gene encoding uncharacterized protein, producing the protein MDALESLHMSQAWDDETPKNEMEDGDDDDEEEVEDEGGEEGDLYNTPNSTLEELEDALISITNADEAQKSALPQYDGPGDEEEEPAALVPVVEVETKRRRNIQKPSRYLEDDDFYFVPSIKPKSAQGKKKQRKKNIKKSNFDTPSTSGTDASNNSPKDKLLKEFVIKITDRFDEEMIKKIPYWNPVLEVRKLSHDSIDEFVGFGRAKEGQDKDDGTIWGVKQDSLSKGMVKKTLGIKSINATTQDLLSKAPPSHKNQTSSSKKVPVKRTLGIKRRREPSGDASDSSNTSAASHYYSMRTKRERVMYREDDDFDEILELTDYSRTRGDEVDDGDDDDDSDVDRDLKSWKTYDSPMRYKQPLVILNKATLSQTINSGKGRKSTIQHTKFISKLSSGRKHQQKEESVLSDLSMETDNDSAVEVIEETTSDEDEITVPEDDMAMNNVPLVGSKEMVDSDPVSTGSEECDVVSPTLFEDTIISPQSTAEASRGEQEESMGVSSLPEKKDGGNAAAPSQDTSDINDSKLYPIHMGDNARSRIYSSLPASPTREGMPPFRRGCRTRGGKRHFGQAPSRASSYSPDQWGPPMFRIGTDESKEEYCDVMWRLSYFSPLRPDPEPSPPRAWSPTRLAMNSEDNVPWISGNNYDAKKNGDILTTLSCFDSDQMMQEMAEFGRDHDLFQSFTCQPNENIEVTGEGASKIVPEDSEATRSKDTAETSMEFDAVPESQSEEDESTGGEVKTTTLSVGEPNNNIGSGCDEKNPSTYAGESKVSDLTSQQDDDAAAKKYEPIKPLEMRGDPSKKVVGTVHPTQHVKSTENELERQSSEESDKVLFDLDQGKIETAAIKTRADSLSAGLKSPLDADPNVSMVPSSNPMSLMSPTGHPSRFFPVLKQNDAIAPKDSTSLNDIHDTNTSVSGGEMKMSLQEDEVQNRTDPPATTDSQQSDSSSPLTPGQRQQETRHSPTPNSPSDSEDSSNEGKSTSSTPVDFDFLSTLDEKTDKTSDEIMSNVGSTSVGNELSTEPASGDLSEVADVEHSDGTETPASNVVTPWKTFSSNFMTPVKAANGDSLSFGSNEGDSIAGSKSINSGIAQGDDQSKPSETFTGDALTSAKADEGSLNKDVATFERPQAGLSDMEYSSNSGCQTFSSTDDIMTPVKTPLETCADDVLTTVKADEGSLNKDVATFERPQAGHSEMEDRGNSGWETFSSTDDIMTPVKTLLETCADDVLTSLKADEGSLNKDIATIERSQAGQSEMEHGGNSGWETFSSTDDIMTPAKTALSSEQTAVNREQSLPDSDEENAVSQSTKLDVVEETTLTCSSNISDSKDTVLKSSLPISEISKVEITNDAVAMENDPSGKCENVSESLLPSSGKTQEVCAVEIHEEGQLDKGSSLLGLDSKIQKPEMPNSEPLQEASESDDFSQEKIAASEKDLDPAGMPSSSSSMTLPECSQSGSQNAKENPQPIPFQSQTSAFTVIKPKVVPTGRDASRSPTKLAANRTIQVVFQGRGNLMRFPMDVMIM; encoded by the exons ATGGATGCCTTGGAGTCACTACACATGTCACAGGCCTGGGACGATGAGACACCAAAGAATGAGATGGaagatggagatgatgatgacGAGGAGGAGGTGGAGGATGAAGGGGGAGAGGAAGGAGATTTGTATAATACCCCAAATAG TACTCTAGAAGAACTTGAAGATGCCTTGATATCAATCACCAATGCTGATGAAGCACAGAAGTCTGCTTTACCTCAGTATGATGGACCtggtgatgaagaagaagaaccaGCAG CACTGGTACCAGTAGTGGAAGTGGAAACCAAGAGAAGAAGAAATATTCAAAAGCCAAGCAGGTACCTTGAAGATGATGACTTCTACTTTGTACCCAGTATTAAACCAAAATCAGCACAAGGCAAGAAGAAGCAGCGAAAGAAAAACATCAAGAAAAGCAACTTTGATACACCATCAACTAGCGGTACTGATGCAAGCAATAACAGCCCAAAAGATAAACTTTTGAAAGAGTTTGTGATCAAGATAACGGATCGATTCGATGAGGAGATGATCAAAAAGATCCCGTACTGGAATCCAGTTTTAGAAGTTAGAAAATTGAGTCATGATTCAATCGATGAGTTTGTAGGGTTTGGACGTGCGAAGGAAGGGCAGGACAAGGACGACGGAACAATATGGGGTGTAAAACAGGATTCTTTAAGCAAAGGAATGGTCAAAAAGACTCTGGGTATAAAAAGCATCAATGCAACAACTCAAGACTTGTTGAGTAAAGCGCCACCTTCCCATAAGAATCAGACATCTTCTAGCAAGAAAGTGCCAGTGAAAAGAACTCTAGGTATTAAGCGTAGAAGAGAACCTAGCGGCGACGCCAGCGATTCAAGCAACACAAGCGCCGCTAGCCACTACTACAGCATGCGCACAAAACGGGAACGAGTCATGTACAGGGAAGATGATGACTTTGACGAGATATTGGAGCTGACTGATTATAGCAGGACACGCGGCGATGAAGTCGACGatggggatgatgatgatgattccgATGTCGATAGGGACTTGAAGTCCTGGAAGACGTACGATAGCCCAATGCGATATAAGCAACCTTTGGTGATTTTGAACAAAGCAACATTGTCGCAAACAATAAATTCAGGAAAAGGTAGAAAAAGCACGATACAGCATACAAAATTCATATCGAAACTGTCTAGCGGtagaaaacatcaacaaaaggAAGAGAGCGTTCTTTCCGATTTGTCTATGGAAACCGATAATGATAGTGCAGTTGAGGTTATCGAAGAAACCACCTCGGATGAAGATGAAATTACAGTACCTGAGGATGATATGGCTATGAATAATGTACCATTAGTTGGATCAAAAGAGATGGTAGATAGTGACCCAGTTAGCACTGGAAGTGAGGAGTGTGATGTTGTGTCGCCCACATTGTTCGAAGATACAATCATTTCCCCTCAAAGTACTGCTGAAGCTAGCAGGGGCGAGCAGGAAGAGTCGATGGGTGTAAGCTCACTACCGGAGAAAAAGGACGGTGGAAATGCTGCAGCACCAAGCCAAGATACCAGCGATAtaaatgatagcaaattatatcccATCCATATGGGAGATAACGCTCGTAGTCGTATTTACAGCTCGTTGCCTGCAAGTCCAACGAGAGAAGGAATGCCGCCATTCCGTCGCGGTTGCAGGACTCGCGGTGGTAAACGACACTTTGGACAAGCGCCATCTAGGGCCAGCTCTTACTCGCCGGATCAGTGGGGTCCACCAATGTTCAGAATAGGTACGGATGAAAGTAAAGAAGAATATTGTGATGTTATGTGGAGGCTGTCGTATTTCTCCCCGCTTCGCCCGGATCCAGAGCCCTCTCCACCGCGGGCTTGGTCACCAACGCGCCTAGCAATGAACTCAGAAGACAACGTGCCTTGGATTAGTGGAAATAATTACGATGCAAAGAAAAATGGTGACATCCTGACAACCCTTTCTTGCTTTGACAGTGATCAGATGATGCAAGAGATGGCCGAATTTGGACGAGATCATGATCTCTTCCAGTCCTTCACTTGTCAACCCAACGAGAACATTGAAGTGACTGGAGAGGGCGCTAGTAAGATTGTGCCTGAAGATTCAGAGGCGACGAGGAGTAAAGACACAGCAGAAACATCGATGGAATTTGATGCGGTACCTGAATCGCAATCTGAAGAGGATGAGAGCACAGGAGGAGAAGTTAAAACAACTACTCTATCAGTGGGTGAACCAAATAACAATATCGGTTCTGGCTGTGATGAGAAGAATCCATCAACTTACGCTGGAGAGTCTAAAGTGTCTGATCTGACATCGCAGCAAGATGACGATGCTGCAGCTAAGAAATATGAGCCCATTAAGCCTCTTGAAATGAGAGGGGACCCATCGAAGAAAGTCGTCGGGACAGTGCATCCAACTCAACATGTGAAATCAACAGAGAATGAACTTGAAAGGCAATCTTCAGAAGAAAGTGATAAAGTACTGTTTGATTTAGACCAAGGTAAAATTGAAACGGCAGCGATAAAAACGAGGGCAGACAGTCTGTCTGCTGGACTGAAGTCGCCACTTGATGCGGATCCAAATGTCTCTATGGTGCCATCTTCTAATCCGATGAGTTTGATGTCGCCGACAGGTCATCCATCGAGATTCTTTCCAGTACTAAAACAAAATGATGCTATTGCACCAAAAGACTCAACTTCTTTAAATGACATTCATGACACAAATACCTCTGTAAGTGGAGGAGAAATGAAAATGAGTTTACAAGAAGATGAAGTTCAGAATCGGACAGATCCACCAGCAACTACAGATAGTCAGCAAAGTGATTCCTCATCACCTTTGACCCCAGGTCAAAGGCAACAGGAAACAAGACACTCACCGACCCCCAACTCCCCATCAGACTCTGAGGATTCTTCTAACGAAGGCAAGAGCACCTCAAGCACTCCTGTAGACTTTGACTTTCTGTCTACCCTAGATGAGAAGACGGACAAAACCAGTGATGAAATAATGAGTAATGTTGGTAGTACTTCAGTAGGCAATGAGTTGTCCACCGAACCAGCATCTGGTGATTTAAGCGAGGTAGCAGATGTGGAGCATTCTGATGGGACTGAAACTCCAGCAAGTAATGTTGTTACACCTTGGAAGACTTTCTCCAGCAACTTCATGACACCAGTTAAAGCTGCTAATGGGGATTCATTGTCTTTCGGATCAAATGAGGGAGATAGTATCGCAGGATCTAAAAGTATTAATTCGGGTATAGCGCAAGGTGACGATCAAAGTAAACCTTCAGAAACATTTACAGGTGATGCTTTGACCTCAGCGAAAGCAGATGAAGGTAgcttgaacaaagatgttgccaCTTTTGAAAGACCTCAAGCAGGTCTGTCAGATATGGAATATAGCAGTAACTCAGGGTGCCAGACATTCTCATCAACTGACGACATCATGACGCCAGTGAAAACTCCTTTGGAAACATGTGCAGATGATGTTTTGACCACAGTGAAAGCAGATGAAGGTAgcttgaacaaagatgttgccaCTTTTGAAAGACCTCAAGCGGGTCATTCGGAAATGGAAGATAGAGGTAACTCAGGGTGGGAGACATTCTCCTCAACTGACGACATCATGACACCAGTGAAAACTCTTTTGGAAACATGTGCAGATGATGTTTTGACATCACTGAAAGCAGATGAAGGTAGCTTGAACAAAGATATTGCCACTATTGAAAGATCTCAAGCTGGTCAGTCGGAAATGGAACATGGAGGTAACTCAGGGTGGGAGACATTCTCCTCTACTGATGACATCATGACGCCAGCAAAAACTGCGCTAAGTAGTGAACAGACTGCTGTAAATCGTGAACAATCCTTACCGGATTCAGACGAGGAAAATGCTGTATCACAAAGTACTAAATTAGATGTGGTGGAAGAAACAACTCTAACATGCAGCTCCAATATCAGCGATAGCAAGGATACAGTGCTAAAGTCATCATTGCCTATTTCTGAAATTTCGAAAGTTGAAATTACAAATGATGCTGTTGCCATGGAGAATGATCCAAGTGGCAAATGTGAAAATGTATCAGAGTCATTATTACCAAGTTCTGGTAAAACACAGGAAGTTTGTGCTGTGGAGATACATGAGGAAGGTCAATTGGACAAAGGGTCCTCTTTGTTAGGTTTAGACTCTAAAATTCAAAAACCTGAGATGCCAAATTCGGAACCCTTACAGGAGGCATCAGAAAGTGATGATTTTAGTCAAGAAAAAATTGCTGCAAGTGAAAAGGATCTGGATCCAGCAGGCATGCCATCCTCTTCCTCATCAATGACTCTGCC